One genomic segment of Streptomyces liangshanensis includes these proteins:
- a CDS encoding LLM class flavin-dependent oxidoreductase, protein MASPRTPLAVLDLVPISSGSTAAQALRNSVDLARHAERLGYARYWFAEHHLNPGVAGTSPAVLLALTAAATSTIRLGSGAVQLGHRTALSAVEEFGLLDAVHPGRFDLGLGRSGGRGALPGKDVPPAGATPVVDGRTPGGLRIPAPFSFEHLLRSPLFALHRRLLQQPGAESQPYDEQIADILALLGGTYTTDGGVEAHVVPGEGADLQVWILGSSAGVSAQAAGANGLRFAANYHVSPSSVLDATEGYRAAFKPSAELDRPYVSVSADVVVAEDEATARERATGYGLWVRSIRSGEGAIPFPTPDEARAHVWSDADRALVADRLETQFVGSPRQVADQLEILRDATGADELIVTTLTHDHADRVRSYELLAGEWGRR, encoded by the coding sequence ATGGCCTCCCCCCGCACGCCCCTGGCGGTCCTGGACCTCGTCCCGATCTCCTCGGGGTCCACCGCCGCCCAGGCGCTGCGCAACAGCGTCGACCTCGCCCGGCACGCCGAACGCCTCGGCTACGCCCGCTACTGGTTCGCCGAGCACCACCTCAACCCCGGGGTCGCGGGCACCTCCCCGGCCGTCCTCCTCGCCCTCACCGCCGCCGCGACCTCCACCATCCGGCTCGGGTCGGGCGCCGTCCAGCTCGGGCACCGCACCGCCCTGTCCGCCGTCGAGGAGTTCGGACTGCTCGACGCCGTCCACCCGGGGCGCTTCGACCTCGGCCTCGGCCGCTCCGGCGGCAGAGGCGCCCTCCCCGGCAAGGACGTCCCGCCGGCCGGCGCGACCCCCGTCGTCGACGGCCGCACTCCCGGCGGGCTGCGGATCCCCGCCCCGTTCTCCTTCGAACACCTCCTGCGCTCCCCGCTCTTCGCCCTGCACCGGAGGCTGCTCCAGCAGCCGGGCGCCGAATCCCAGCCGTACGACGAGCAGATAGCCGACATCCTCGCCCTGCTCGGCGGCACCTACACCACGGACGGCGGCGTCGAGGCGCACGTCGTGCCCGGCGAGGGCGCCGATCTCCAGGTCTGGATCCTCGGCTCCAGCGCGGGCGTCAGCGCGCAGGCCGCGGGCGCCAACGGCCTGCGGTTCGCGGCGAATTACCACGTCAGCCCGTCCAGCGTGCTGGACGCGACCGAGGGCTACCGCGCCGCGTTCAAGCCCTCCGCAGAACTGGACCGGCCCTACGTCAGCGTCTCCGCCGACGTCGTCGTCGCCGAGGACGAGGCGACCGCGCGTGAACGCGCGACGGGCTACGGCCTGTGGGTGCGGAGCATCCGCAGCGGGGAGGGCGCCATCCCGTTCCCGACACCCGACGAGGCCCGGGCCCATGTGTGGTCCGACGCGGACAGGGCCCTGGTCGCCGACCGGCTCGAAACCCAGTTCGTGGGATCGCCGCGGCAGGTCGCCGACCAGCTGGAGATCCTGCGCGACGCCACCGGGGCCGACGAGTTGATCGTCACCACCCTCACCCACGACCACGCGGACCGGGTCCGCAGCTACGAGCTGCTGGCCGGCGAATGGGGCCGACGATGA
- a CDS encoding S8 family peptidase, producing the protein MSAVRTNKRRFATAIATAATVVAIIGAGTALPAQAAPAEGRVLHAGAADAVSGSYIVTLKKTAGFSARATQGKQLIAEYGGKVKRTYSSALNGYAATLSGTEAARLAADPAVESVEQDQKVYATATQTNAPWGLDRIDQANLPLNGTYTYPDSAGANTTVYVLDTGVRITHQQIAGRASYGYDFIDNDATAQDGYGHGTHVATTVAGSTYGVAKKAKIVAVRVLGNDGSGTTAGVIAGVDWITANHVASSVANASLGGGVSTALDNAVKNSIASGVTWAVAAGNANVPATNSSPARVPAALTVGATTRTDARASYSNYGSAVDIFAPGSAITAGWNSSDTATYTGDGTSFAAPHVAGAAAIYLTNHPGASPATVAAALVNGATSNVLTGIGTGSPNKLLRLVP; encoded by the coding sequence ATGTCAGCAGTGCGTACGAACAAGCGGCGCTTCGCCACCGCGATCGCCACCGCGGCGACCGTGGTCGCGATCATCGGAGCGGGCACGGCCCTGCCGGCCCAGGCCGCCCCGGCCGAAGGCAGAGTCCTGCACGCCGGCGCCGCCGACGCCGTCAGCGGCAGCTACATCGTCACGCTCAAGAAGACGGCCGGTTTCTCGGCGCGGGCCACCCAGGGCAAGCAGCTCATCGCCGAGTACGGCGGCAAGGTGAAGCGGACGTACTCCTCCGCGCTCAACGGGTACGCCGCCACGCTCAGCGGCACCGAGGCGGCGCGGCTGGCCGCGGACCCCGCCGTCGAGTCGGTCGAGCAGGACCAGAAGGTCTACGCGACGGCCACGCAGACCAACGCCCCCTGGGGCCTGGACCGCATCGACCAGGCGAACCTCCCGCTGAACGGCACGTACACCTACCCGGATTCCGCGGGCGCCAACACGACCGTCTACGTCCTGGACACGGGCGTGCGCATCACCCACCAGCAGATCGCGGGCCGCGCCTCCTACGGATACGACTTCATCGACAACGACGCCACCGCGCAGGACGGTTACGGCCACGGCACGCACGTCGCCACCACCGTCGCGGGCTCCACCTACGGCGTGGCCAAGAAGGCGAAGATCGTCGCGGTCCGGGTCCTCGGCAACGACGGTTCCGGCACCACGGCCGGCGTCATCGCGGGCGTGGACTGGATCACCGCCAACCACGTGGCGTCCTCCGTCGCGAACGCCTCGCTCGGCGGCGGCGTCAGCACCGCCCTCGACAACGCGGTGAAGAACTCGATCGCCTCGGGCGTGACGTGGGCCGTCGCGGCGGGCAACGCCAACGTGCCGGCCACCAACTCCTCCCCCGCCCGGGTGCCCGCCGCCCTCACGGTCGGCGCCACCACCAGGACGGACGCGAGGGCCTCGTACTCCAACTACGGCTCGGCCGTGGACATCTTCGCCCCCGGCTCCGCGATCACGGCGGGCTGGAACTCCTCCGACACCGCCACCTACACCGGTGACGGCACCTCGTTCGCCGCCCCGCACGTCGCGGGCGCGGCCGCGATCTACCTGACCAACCACCCGGGCGCCTCGCCGGCGACCGTGGCCGCCGCGCTGGTGAACGGCGCGACGTCCAACGTCCTGACCGGCATAGGCACGGGCTCGCCGAACAAGCTCCTCCGGCTCGTCCCGTAA
- a CDS encoding LLM class flavin-dependent oxidoreductase — protein sequence MKFLAITLIVHAPDPVTGVRKSTHERFREVIDNALLAEELGFDGFGVGERHERPFISSSPPVVLSHLAALTRRIRLFTAVTTLSLLDPVRAYEDYATLDHLSNGRLELIIGKGNGAAQRELYHVTPEDQWERNAESYELFRRIWRDDKVTASPVFRGALKDAEVWPRPYQHPVRVWHGSATSRESVDLAARYGDPLFSANVTNPIEPYAELVRHYRERWEHYGHDPALATVGAGSAGFYAARTSQEALAAYRPVFEGQLAFQKRLGLEPVFPTLEDFVARSSALVGSPQQIIEKVYRYHERFGHSVLHLQADASGLTTAQHRASLELFQAEVAPTLRRDLPDPPWTWGPVAPADDNAAGEGPAPTDPSATGTHDTAAPVPAPR from the coding sequence ATGAAGTTCCTCGCCATCACCCTGATCGTGCACGCGCCCGACCCGGTCACCGGGGTCAGGAAGTCGACCCACGAACGCTTCCGGGAGGTGATCGACAACGCCCTGCTCGCCGAGGAACTGGGCTTCGACGGCTTCGGCGTGGGGGAGCGCCACGAGCGCCCCTTCATCTCCTCGTCGCCCCCCGTCGTCCTGAGCCACCTCGCCGCGCTCACCCGGCGGATCCGGCTGTTCACGGCGGTCACCACCCTGAGCCTGCTCGACCCCGTCCGGGCGTACGAGGACTACGCGACGCTCGACCACCTGTCGAACGGCCGCCTCGAACTGATCATCGGCAAGGGCAACGGGGCCGCCCAGCGCGAGCTGTACCACGTCACCCCCGAGGACCAGTGGGAGCGCAACGCCGAGTCGTACGAACTGTTCCGGCGGATCTGGCGCGACGACAAGGTCACCGCCTCGCCCGTGTTCCGCGGCGCGTTGAAGGACGCCGAGGTCTGGCCGCGGCCCTACCAGCACCCCGTCCGCGTCTGGCACGGCAGCGCGACCAGCCGGGAATCGGTGGACCTCGCCGCCCGCTACGGCGACCCGCTGTTCTCCGCCAACGTGACCAACCCGATCGAGCCGTACGCCGAACTGGTCCGCCACTACCGCGAGCGGTGGGAGCACTACGGCCACGACCCGGCGCTCGCCACCGTCGGCGCCGGCTCGGCCGGGTTCTACGCGGCCCGCACCTCGCAGGAGGCCCTGGCGGCCTACCGGCCCGTCTTCGAGGGGCAGTTGGCGTTCCAGAAGCGGCTCGGACTTGAACCGGTCTTCCCCACCCTGGAGGACTTCGTCGCCCGCAGCTCCGCCCTCGTCGGCAGCCCCCAGCAGATCATCGAGAAGGTGTACCGCTACCACGAGCGGTTCGGCCACAGCGTGCTGCACCTCCAGGCCGACGCGTCCGGCCTCACCACGGCCCAGCACCGGGCGAGCCTGGAACTGTTCCAGGCCGAGGTCGCCCCCACCCTGCGCCGTGACCTCCCCGACCCGCCCTGGACCTGGGGACCGGTCGCGCCCGCCGACGACAACGCGGCCGGCGAGGGCCCGGCGCCCACGGACCCGTCCGCCACCGGCACGCACGACACCGCCGCGCCCGTACCCGCCCCGCGCTGA
- a CDS encoding MarR family winged helix-turn-helix transcriptional regulator gives MSSDAPHRPTPGYLVWRLSTKWRVAVDRALAPLGLTHAQYAVLSSLYGMRHAGLHPSQRELADHTGLEALYVSKLARALEADGLVERVRDPQDSRAVRLTLTESGDEAVRPAMATVQVLMDRLLAPLGGRDDFRTAALVRDLTALLDAPLDPPH, from the coding sequence ATGAGCAGCGACGCGCCGCACCGGCCCACGCCCGGCTACCTGGTCTGGCGGCTCTCCACCAAGTGGCGGGTCGCCGTCGACCGGGCCCTCGCGCCGCTCGGGCTGACGCACGCCCAGTACGCCGTGCTGTCCTCGCTGTACGGCATGCGGCACGCCGGACTGCACCCCAGCCAGCGTGAGTTGGCCGACCACACGGGCCTGGAGGCGCTGTACGTCTCCAAGTTGGCCCGCGCATTGGAGGCGGACGGCCTCGTCGAGCGGGTCCGTGACCCCCAGGACTCCCGCGCGGTGCGGCTCACCCTCACGGAGAGCGGGGACGAGGCCGTCCGCCCGGCCATGGCCACCGTCCAGGTGCTCATGGACCGCCTCCTGGCCCCCCTGGGCGGTCGCGACGACTTCCGTACGGCCGCGCTGGTCCGCGACCTGACCGCTCTCCTCGACGCTCCGCTCGACCCTCCTCACTGA
- a CDS encoding NtaA/DmoA family FMN-dependent monooxygenase (This protein belongs to a clade of FMN-dependent monooxygenases, within a broader family of flavin-dependent oxidoreductases, the luciferase-like monooxygenase (LMM) family, some of whose members use coenzyme F420 rather than FMN.): MSKPVKQIHLAAHFPGVNNSTVWSDPAAGSQIDFSSFVHLARTAERAKFDFLFLAEGLRLREQNGEIYDLDVVGRPDTFTVLTALAAVTDKLGLAGTINSTFNEPYEVARQFATLDHLSAGRAAWNVVTSWDEFTGQNFRRGGFLAQEDRYLRARQFLAATWELFDSWRGDEITADQDTGVFLTDPAPGRFDHHVDQFDISGHFNVPRSPQGRPVIFQAGDSEEGREFAASGADAIFTRHGTLEDGQAFYADVKRRLARYGRAPDELKILPGVTFVLGDTDADAREKADVIRHQQVSGPTAIKLLEQLWNRDLSAYDPDGPLPDVDPLVGENTVARGRASVRMHRDPTATAARWRALAEEKHLSIRELIIAVTGRQSFIGTPATVADALDHFVQSDASDGFILTPHLTPGGLDDFADTVVPLLQEKGVFRTEYEGDTLREHLGLGAARAVRDDRAGAADRKAAS; the protein is encoded by the coding sequence ATGAGCAAGCCCGTCAAGCAGATCCACCTCGCCGCCCACTTCCCCGGCGTGAACAACAGCACGGTGTGGAGCGACCCCGCCGCCGGCAGCCAGATCGACTTCAGCTCCTTCGTGCACCTCGCCAGGACGGCGGAGCGCGCCAAGTTCGACTTCCTGTTCCTCGCCGAGGGGCTGCGGCTGCGCGAGCAGAACGGGGAGATCTACGACCTCGACGTCGTCGGCCGCCCCGACACCTTCACCGTCCTGACCGCCCTGGCCGCCGTCACCGACAAGCTCGGACTCGCCGGGACGATCAACTCCACCTTCAACGAACCGTACGAAGTGGCCCGGCAGTTCGCCACGCTCGACCACCTCTCCGCGGGCCGGGCCGCCTGGAACGTGGTCACCTCCTGGGACGAGTTCACCGGACAGAACTTCCGGCGCGGCGGCTTCCTGGCCCAGGAGGACCGCTACCTGCGCGCCCGGCAGTTCCTCGCCGCCACGTGGGAGCTGTTCGACTCCTGGCGCGGCGACGAGATCACCGCCGACCAGGACACCGGGGTCTTCCTCACCGATCCCGCGCCCGGCCGCTTCGACCACCACGTCGACCAGTTCGACATCAGCGGCCACTTCAACGTGCCCCGCAGCCCCCAGGGCCGCCCCGTCATCTTCCAGGCGGGTGACTCCGAGGAGGGCAGGGAGTTCGCGGCCTCGGGCGCGGACGCCATCTTCACCCGCCACGGCACCCTGGAGGACGGCCAGGCGTTCTACGCCGACGTCAAGCGGCGCCTCGCCCGGTACGGCCGCGCCCCCGACGAGCTGAAGATCCTGCCCGGCGTCACCTTCGTGCTCGGCGACACCGACGCCGACGCCCGGGAGAAGGCGGACGTCATCCGCCACCAGCAGGTCAGCGGCCCCACCGCGATCAAGCTGCTCGAACAGCTCTGGAACCGCGACCTGAGCGCGTACGACCCGGACGGTCCGCTGCCCGACGTCGACCCGCTCGTCGGCGAGAACACCGTCGCCCGCGGCCGGGCCTCCGTACGGATGCACCGCGACCCGACCGCCACCGCCGCCCGCTGGCGCGCCCTGGCCGAGGAGAAGCACCTCTCGATCCGGGAGCTGATCATCGCCGTCACCGGACGGCAGTCCTTCATCGGCACCCCGGCCACCGTCGCCGACGCGCTCGACCACTTCGTCCAGTCCGACGCGAGCGACGGATTCATCCTCACCCCGCACCTGACCCCCGGCGGCCTGGACGACTTCGCCGACACCGTCGTACCCCTGCTCCAGGAGAAGGGCGTCTTCCGGACCGAGTACGAAGGCGACACCCTGCGCGAGCACCTGGGGCTCGGCGCGGCCCGTGCGGTACGGGACGACCGGGCCGGAGCCGCCGACAGGAAGGCCGCGTCATGA
- a CDS encoding DUF1684 domain-containing protein has protein sequence MTVQDHYQADRAGFAEEWRRWRDDHERRLADPHGFLAVTSLRWLDAEPARFPDAPGAWSATADGVQVRLDEGEELTVDGVAVHGTYRFGILAERASVYAGAGDAVIEVAKRGGHHIVRPRHPDSALLAAHVPAPAYEPDPRWVRTGRYLPYGTPRAVTVGAAVEGLQHVYDAPGQVEFEVDGATHRLTAFNGSAPGSLLVLFTDATSGVTTYAANRTLAVGAPDAEGRVRLDFNRATNLPCAYTDLATCPLPPAENRLPVAVEAGEKIPHERLGAR, from the coding sequence GTGACGGTCCAGGACCACTACCAGGCCGACCGGGCGGGCTTCGCCGAGGAGTGGCGCCGGTGGCGCGACGACCACGAGCGGCGCCTCGCGGACCCGCACGGCTTCCTCGCCGTCACGAGCCTGCGCTGGCTCGACGCCGAGCCGGCCCGGTTCCCCGACGCCCCCGGCGCCTGGTCCGCCACGGCGGACGGCGTGCAGGTCCGGCTGGACGAGGGCGAGGAACTGACCGTCGACGGCGTGGCCGTCCACGGCACGTACCGCTTCGGGATCCTCGCCGAGCGCGCCAGCGTGTACGCGGGGGCGGGCGACGCGGTGATCGAGGTCGCCAAGCGCGGCGGCCACCACATCGTGCGCCCCCGCCACCCCGACAGCGCGCTGCTCGCCGCCCACGTGCCCGCCCCGGCGTACGAACCCGACCCGCGCTGGGTCCGTACCGGGCGCTACCTGCCGTACGGGACTCCCCGCGCGGTGACGGTGGGGGCGGCGGTGGAAGGGCTCCAGCACGTGTACGACGCGCCGGGACAGGTCGAGTTCGAGGTGGACGGCGCGACGCACCGGCTGACCGCCTTCAACGGCAGCGCCCCCGGCAGCCTGTTGGTGCTCTTCACCGACGCCACGTCCGGTGTCACGACCTACGCGGCGAACCGGACCCTGGCCGTCGGGGCCCCCGACGCCGAGGGCCGGGTGCGCCTCGACTTCAACCGGGCGACGAACCTGCCCTGCGCGTACACCGACCTGGCCACGTGCCCGCTGCCCCCGGCGGAGAACCGCCTGCCGGTCGCGGTCGAGGCAGGCGAGAAGATCCCCCACGAACGGCTCGGCGCGCGGTAG
- a CDS encoding putative leader peptide, translated as MRGRSGTRTAFAVTSHPRAVGMFSRRHIDLQRVAGALCPGHVNAAPRHTP; from the coding sequence GTGCGAGGACGCTCCGGCACGCGTACGGCCTTCGCCGTCACGAGCCACCCCCGCGCCGTCGGCATGTTCTCCCGGCGCCACATCGATCTCCAGCGTGTCGCCGGCGCCCTGTGTCCGGGTCACGTGAACGCCGCGCCGCGGCACACCCCGTAG
- a CDS encoding succinate dehydrogenase/fumarate reductase iron-sulfur subunit produces the protein MSPDVSREADPEVSTVYEAAFRVWRGDAAGGGLTDFAVEVHDGEVVLDVVHRIQATVANDLAVRWNCKAGKCGSCSAEVNGRPRLLCMTRMSVFSREETITITPLRAFPVIRDLVTDVSFNYAKAREVASFVPPPGVAAGAYRMRQEDVERSQEFRKCIECFLCQDTCHVVRDHEENKTAFAGPRFLMRVAELDMHPLDAAAETGVERSVTAQDDHGLGYCNITKCCTEVCPEHIRITDNALIPLKERAVDRKYDPLVWLGSRIRRRGA, from the coding sequence GTGAGCCCGGATGTGAGCCGCGAGGCGGACCCTGAGGTGTCGACGGTGTACGAGGCGGCGTTCCGCGTGTGGCGCGGCGACGCGGCGGGCGGCGGGCTGACCGACTTCGCCGTGGAGGTGCACGACGGGGAGGTGGTCCTCGACGTCGTGCACCGGATCCAGGCCACCGTGGCCAACGATCTGGCGGTGCGCTGGAACTGCAAGGCGGGCAAGTGCGGTTCGTGCAGCGCGGAGGTCAACGGGCGGCCGCGGCTGCTGTGCATGACGCGGATGTCCGTGTTCTCGCGCGAGGAGACGATCACGATCACTCCGCTGCGGGCGTTCCCGGTGATCCGCGACCTGGTGACGGACGTGTCCTTCAACTACGCGAAGGCGCGGGAGGTGGCGTCGTTCGTACCGCCGCCGGGGGTGGCGGCCGGTGCGTACCGGATGCGGCAGGAGGACGTGGAGCGCTCGCAGGAGTTCCGCAAGTGCATCGAGTGCTTCCTCTGCCAGGACACCTGTCACGTGGTGCGGGACCACGAGGAGAACAAGACCGCGTTCGCGGGGCCCCGGTTCCTGATGCGGGTGGCGGAGCTGGACATGCACCCGCTGGACGCGGCCGCGGAGACGGGCGTCGAGCGGAGTGTCACGGCGCAGGACGACCACGGGCTCGGCTACTGCAACATCACCAAGTGCTGCACGGAGGTGTGCCCGGAGCACATCCGGATCACGGACAACGCCCTGATCCCGCTCAAGGAGCGGGCCGTGGACCGGAAGTACGACCCGCTGGTGTGGCTCGGGAGCAGGATCAGGCGGCGGGGCGCGTAG
- a CDS encoding DUF427 domain-containing protein, with product MTESVPNQPKMITPAGHVEPVPRRIRGFLGGRAVVDTLRARYVWEWPGYPQYSVPVADLVDCELVDEDRVLKLAPGPARRQGLKAGETVVPDAGWLWAEGASEGLEGTVRFRWEALDAWYEEDEQVFVHPRSPYTRVDALRSGREIRVELDGVVLAEADSSVMVFETGLPTRYYLDRLNVDFTLLLPTDTVTSCPYKGKTSGYWSVETPAGVHDDVVWAYDFPTRQLTPIAGLVAFYNERVDLYLDGELQPRPPTLTRATHEASSGRGSSE from the coding sequence ATGACCGAATCGGTGCCGAACCAGCCAAAGATGATCACACCGGCGGGCCACGTCGAGCCGGTTCCCCGGCGCATCCGGGGCTTCCTGGGCGGGCGCGCCGTCGTGGACACCCTGCGGGCGCGGTACGTGTGGGAGTGGCCCGGCTATCCGCAGTACTCGGTCCCCGTCGCCGACCTGGTCGACTGCGAGCTGGTGGACGAGGACCGCGTACTCAAGCTCGCCCCCGGTCCCGCGCGCCGCCAGGGGCTGAAGGCGGGGGAGACCGTGGTGCCCGACGCGGGGTGGCTGTGGGCGGAGGGGGCGTCGGAGGGCCTGGAGGGGACGGTCAGGTTCCGGTGGGAGGCGCTCGACGCGTGGTACGAGGAGGACGAGCAGGTCTTCGTCCACCCGAGGAGCCCGTACACCCGGGTCGACGCCCTGCGCTCCGGGCGTGAGATCCGGGTCGAGCTGGACGGGGTCGTGCTGGCCGAGGCGGACTCCTCCGTCATGGTGTTCGAGACGGGCCTGCCCACCCGCTACTACCTCGACCGGCTGAACGTCGACTTCACCCTCCTGCTGCCCACGGACACGGTGACCTCCTGCCCGTACAAGGGGAAGACGAGCGGCTACTGGTCGGTCGAGACCCCCGCGGGTGTCCACGACGACGTGGTGTGGGCGTACGACTTCCCGACGCGTCAGCTCACGCCGATCGCCGGGCTGGTCGCCTTCTACAACGAGCGGGTCGACCTGTACCTGGACGGCGAACTCCAGCCGCGGCCGCCGACGCTCACCCGGGCGACGCACGAGGCGTCCAGCGGGCGGGGGAGCAGCGAGTAG
- a CDS encoding LLM class flavin-dependent oxidoreductase, which translates to MPSAPSPLHLAVALDAAGWHPAAWREPGARPRELFTARYWTDLVTEAERGLLDFVTIEDSLSLQSSSFAGPDGRTDQVRGRLDALLVAARVAPLTRHIGLIPTAVVTHTEPFHVSKAVATLDFVSTGRAGVQVKVSGRADEAPHFGRRPAIRFRPDELDSPAGLAALKELFDEAGDYVEVLRRLWDSWEDDAEIRDAATGRFIDRDKLHYIDFTGERFSVKGPSITPRPPQGQPVVTALAHREEPFRLVAASADVGFVTPQDTADTRAILARIRAAQATAGRADETVHVFGDLVVLLDDEPGAAADRRARLEERAGAPYTSDARVFAGTPAELADLLLEGQEAGLTGFRLRPAVLPHDLERITRGLVPELQRRGAFRTAYEAATLRGLLGLPRPANRYAAL; encoded by the coding sequence ATGCCTTCAGCACCCTCACCCCTCCATCTCGCCGTCGCCCTCGACGCGGCGGGCTGGCATCCCGCCGCCTGGCGCGAGCCGGGCGCCCGGCCCCGCGAACTGTTCACCGCGCGGTACTGGACCGACCTGGTGACCGAGGCCGAGCGGGGCCTGCTGGACTTCGTGACCATCGAGGACTCCCTGAGCCTCCAGTCCTCGTCCTTCGCCGGTCCCGACGGCCGTACCGATCAGGTACGGGGCCGGCTCGACGCCCTGCTGGTCGCCGCCCGGGTCGCGCCCCTGACCCGGCACATCGGGCTGATCCCCACCGCCGTCGTCACCCACACCGAGCCGTTCCACGTCTCGAAGGCCGTCGCCACCCTGGACTTCGTCAGCACCGGACGGGCCGGCGTCCAGGTCAAGGTGTCCGGACGCGCCGACGAGGCCCCGCACTTCGGCCGCAGGCCCGCGATCCGGTTCCGTCCCGACGAGCTGGACTCGCCCGCGGGCCTGGCCGCGCTCAAGGAGCTGTTCGACGAGGCGGGCGACTACGTCGAGGTGCTGCGCCGGCTCTGGGACAGCTGGGAGGACGACGCCGAGATCCGCGACGCCGCCACCGGCCGGTTCATCGACCGCGACAAGCTCCACTACATCGACTTCACGGGCGAGCGGTTCAGCGTCAAGGGCCCCTCCATCACCCCGCGCCCGCCGCAGGGACAGCCGGTCGTCACCGCCCTCGCCCACCGTGAAGAACCGTTCCGCCTGGTCGCGGCCTCCGCGGACGTCGGCTTCGTCACCCCGCAGGACACCGCCGACACCCGGGCGATCCTGGCCCGGATCCGGGCGGCGCAGGCCACCGCGGGCCGCGCCGACGAGACGGTCCACGTCTTCGGCGACCTGGTCGTCCTTCTCGACGACGAACCCGGCGCCGCCGCCGACCGCAGGGCGCGCCTGGAGGAGCGCGCGGGCGCCCCGTACACCAGCGACGCCCGGGTCTTCGCCGGTACGCCCGCCGAGCTGGCCGACCTGCTCCTCGAAGGCCAGGAGGCCGGGCTGACCGGCTTCCGCCTGCGGCCCGCCGTCCTGCCGCACGACCTGGAGCGGATCACCCGGGGCCTGGTGCCGGAACTCCAGCGGCGCGGAGCGTTCCGTACCGCCTACGAGGCGGCCACCCTGCGCGGCCTGCTCGGCCTGCCCCGGCCCGCGAACCGGTACGCCGCGCTCTGA
- a CDS encoding DUF6059 family protein: MRLLLARCLRSAVNALVAFGHLWVYVPPLPRSPAAQTPQSPPAPPGPHELTGPAPGHPERLCPEVPLTETEMALRRQLLGASGAELSGD; encoded by the coding sequence ATGCGTCTCCTCCTGGCCCGGTGCCTGCGGTCCGCGGTTAACGCGCTGGTCGCTTTCGGGCACCTCTGGGTCTACGTCCCCCCGCTGCCCCGTTCCCCCGCCGCACAGACGCCGCAGAGTCCCCCCGCGCCGCCCGGCCCGCACGAGCTGACGGGCCCGGCGCCGGGTCACCCCGAGCGGCTGTGCCCCGAAGTCCCCCTCACCGAGACCGAGATGGCGCTGCGCCGACAGCTGCTCGGAGCCAGTGGCGCGGAACTGTCCGGCGACTGA
- a CDS encoding flavin reductase family protein translates to MSISRTPCLEQRPERPSLRPADLRKVFGTFPTGVTAVAALVDGRPVGLAASSFTSVSLDPPLISVCVAHSSTTWPVLRDRARLGVSVLGAHQERACRRLAARDGDRFAGLDWRATPDGAVLVDDASAWFDCTVERHVEAGDHDIVLLRIHELDADHRVPPLVFHAGGFRRLEENVRESL, encoded by the coding sequence ATGAGCATCAGCCGTACACCCTGCCTCGAACAGCGCCCGGAGCGCCCCAGCCTGCGCCCGGCCGACCTGCGGAAGGTCTTCGGGACCTTCCCCACCGGCGTCACGGCCGTCGCGGCGCTCGTGGACGGCCGGCCGGTGGGCCTCGCCGCCAGCTCGTTCACGTCCGTGTCCCTCGACCCGCCGCTGATCTCGGTGTGCGTCGCCCACAGCTCCACCACCTGGCCGGTGCTGCGTGACCGGGCGCGGCTCGGGGTCTCCGTGCTCGGCGCCCACCAGGAACGGGCCTGCCGACGGCTCGCCGCCCGCGACGGCGACCGGTTCGCCGGCCTCGACTGGCGTGCCACGCCCGACGGGGCGGTGCTGGTCGACGACGCGAGCGCGTGGTTCGACTGCACCGTGGAGCGGCACGTCGAAGCCGGTGACCACGACATCGTCCTGCTCCGGATCCACGAGCTGGACGCCGACCACCGGGTGCCCCCGCTGGTCTTCCACGCCGGGGGATTCCGGCGCCTAGAGGAGAACGTGAGGGAATCGCTGTGA